A single genomic interval of Verrucomicrobiota bacterium harbors:
- a CDS encoding ATP-dependent DNA helicase, producing the protein MNLSKEQLSAISHRGSHLQIIACAGSGKTEVMARRVATLIDEGVPPAAIIAFTFTERAAASLKSRIHRRIAADQGPAFLDRLGPMFIGTIHAYCLRMLQDHVPQFGNYDTLDENRLAGLLSREYRTLGLDRLGDKHWAPIHDFLKNVQVAENELLTPQDLGDSPFAHCYEQYVAMLRRYHFLSFGQLISEAILALKTPNIYQRVHGPLRHLLVDEYQDINPAQEKLISLLAKSPVHLTVVGDDDQSIYQWRGSDVSNILTFKKRYQPAADKPLSINRRSRPQIIRHANQFVASIEPRLTKQMRSHRSAGETEVHCWAGVTDLEEAATLAETIQRLAQRGYRYRDIAVLYRSVRTSSDPLINALRERNIPFTCAGRTGLFRQPEAALIGQTYAWLVANDWKSERFTPSEPVTLDALCTQYYRTFNAGKTIPDLKEYLTDWQKLVDDKSTQVNLIRDFYRLLRLLKVHEFDLADPADAARMGCLARVSEILADYEHVTRRSRYVEDAGQRVFRAGQDRGLWFYRGLFSYLQYYALDAYEDFEGEDTFDLDAVDILTVHQAKGLEWPVVFVPCLTDKRFPSGKSGRSQDWLLPEDAFPEEARRRYEGGDAEERRLFYVAMTRARDALYLSWFTQKKNHFNPSPFLTAVAGQTPDLATSLPLPGHFTPEEDSPDDPPTLTFSELALYERCPMRYRLSSSLGFQPQLATELGYGKAIHHLLRRLADLTRQRKKLPTATQVEQLFTDEFYLPFANRPAFEQLLAKARSLVAQYLGAYSQDLLRVWETERAFELHLDSGVVQGRADVILDHEKGQPDRLAIVDYKTTTDAHKDDVFAFQLAIYTAAGRGEGLQVEAAYLHELSTSTRVNIPVDAATTQSATARANTLITGVVQKKYPPKPAKDHCPRCDVRAVCQHAACGKYDF; encoded by the coding sequence ATGAATTTATCCAAGGAACAACTCAGCGCCATCAGCCATCGCGGCAGCCACCTGCAAATCATCGCCTGTGCCGGCTCCGGCAAGACCGAGGTCATGGCCCGTCGCGTCGCCACCCTCATTGATGAAGGCGTCCCCCCCGCTGCCATCATCGCCTTCACTTTCACCGAGCGTGCCGCCGCCAGCCTCAAATCCCGCATCCACCGCCGCATTGCCGCCGATCAAGGCCCGGCGTTCCTGGACCGCCTGGGCCCCATGTTCATCGGCACCATCCACGCCTACTGCCTGCGGATGCTCCAAGACCACGTCCCCCAGTTCGGCAACTACGATACCCTCGATGAAAATCGCCTCGCCGGCCTCCTTTCCCGCGAATACCGCACCCTCGGCCTCGACCGCCTTGGCGATAAACACTGGGCGCCCATCCACGATTTCCTGAAAAACGTCCAGGTGGCGGAAAACGAACTCCTCACCCCCCAGGACCTTGGCGACTCCCCCTTCGCCCATTGCTACGAGCAATACGTCGCCATGCTGCGCCGTTACCATTTCCTCTCCTTCGGCCAGCTCATTTCCGAGGCCATCCTCGCGCTCAAAACCCCCAATATCTACCAGCGCGTCCATGGCCCCTTGCGCCACCTCCTGGTGGATGAATACCAGGACATCAATCCCGCCCAGGAAAAACTCATCTCCCTCCTGGCCAAATCCCCCGTCCACCTTACGGTGGTCGGTGATGATGACCAATCCATTTACCAATGGCGCGGCTCCGATGTCTCCAACATCCTGACCTTCAAAAAGCGCTACCAGCCCGCTGCCGACAAGCCCCTTTCCATCAATCGCCGTTCCCGTCCCCAGATCATTCGCCACGCCAACCAATTCGTCGCCTCCATCGAGCCCCGCCTCACCAAGCAGATGCGTTCCCATCGCTCCGCTGGCGAGACTGAAGTCCACTGCTGGGCCGGCGTCACCGATCTTGAGGAAGCCGCCACCCTGGCCGAGACCATCCAGCGCCTGGCCCAGCGCGGCTATCGCTATCGCGATATTGCCGTCCTGTACCGCTCCGTCCGCACCTCATCCGACCCGCTCATCAACGCCCTGCGCGAGCGCAACATCCCCTTCACCTGTGCTGGCCGCACCGGCCTCTTCCGCCAGCCCGAGGCCGCCCTGATTGGCCAGACCTACGCCTGGCTCGTCGCCAACGATTGGAAATCCGAGCGTTTTACCCCCTCCGAACCGGTGACCTTGGATGCCCTGTGCACCCAATACTACCGCACCTTTAACGCCGGAAAAACCATCCCCGACCTTAAGGAATACCTCACCGATTGGCAGAAACTCGTGGATGACAAATCCACCCAGGTCAACCTCATCCGCGATTTTTACCGCCTCCTGCGCCTGCTCAAAGTCCATGAGTTCGATCTGGCCGACCCTGCCGACGCCGCCCGCATGGGCTGCCTCGCCCGCGTCTCCGAGATCCTGGCCGATTACGAGCACGTCACCCGTCGTTCCCGTTACGTCGAGGATGCCGGCCAGCGCGTCTTCCGGGCCGGCCAGGACCGCGGCCTCTGGTTTTACCGTGGCCTCTTCAGCTACCTCCAATACTACGCCCTGGACGCCTACGAAGATTTCGAGGGGGAAGACACTTTCGATCTCGACGCCGTGGACATCCTCACCGTCCACCAGGCCAAAGGCCTCGAGTGGCCCGTCGTCTTTGTCCCTTGCCTCACCGATAAACGGTTCCCCTCCGGCAAATCCGGCCGCTCCCAGGATTGGCTCTTGCCGGAAGACGCCTTCCCTGAGGAAGCCCGCCGTCGCTACGAGGGTGGCGATGCCGAGGAACGCCGCCTCTTCTACGTCGCCATGACCCGCGCGCGGGATGCCCTCTACCTTTCCTGGTTTACGCAGAAGAAGAACCACTTTAACCCCTCGCCATTCCTCACCGCCGTTGCCGGCCAAACGCCCGATCTTGCGACCAGTCTCCCGCTGCCCGGCCATTTTACCCCGGAGGAGGATTCGCCGGATGACCCGCCCACCCTCACCTTTTCCGAGCTGGCCCTGTACGAACGCTGCCCCATGCGCTACCGCCTCAGCAGCTCCCTGGGCTTCCAGCCCCAGCTCGCCACCGAGCTCGGCTATGGCAAAGCCATCCATCACCTCTTGCGCCGCCTGGCCGATCTCACCCGCCAGCGCAAGAAACTGCCCACCGCCACCCAGGTCGAGCAGCTCTTTACGGATGAATTTTATCTCCCCTTTGCCAACCGCCCCGCCTTCGAGCAGCTCTTGGCCAAGGCCCGTTCCCTGGTCGCCCAGTACCTCGGCGCCTATTCCCAGGACCTCTTGCGCGTCTGGGAAACCGAGCGCGCCTTCGAGCTCCACCTCGATTCCGGCGTCGTTCAAGGCCGGGCCGATGTCATCCTGGACCATGAAAAAGGCCAGCCCGACCGCCTCGCCATCGTGGATTACAAAACCACCACGGATGCCCATAAAGACGACGTCTTCGCCTTCCAACTCGCCATCTACACCGCGGCCGGCCGGGGGGAAGGTCTCCAGGTGGAGGCTGCCTATTTGCACGAACTATCCACCAGCACCCGCGTGAACATCCCGGTGGATGCCGCCACCACCCAATCCGCCACCGCGCGTGCCAACACCCTGATTACCGGCGTCGTCCAGAAAAAGTACCCGCCCAAACCCGCCAAAGACCACTGCCCCAGGTGTGATGTCCGTGCCGTCTGCCAGCACGCCGCCTGTGGCAAATACGATTTTTAA
- a CDS encoding sulfatase encodes MKLVKRLIQQAIHARLWLFCVIVGLALPAAAAEANPRLNIVFLLADDLGWSDLSCYGSTFYETPNLDRMAREGGRFTQAYAACPVCSPTRASLLTGRYPQRTGVTDFIGATQPDKWNRNTRLLPAAYRERLELEEGTVAKGFKAHGYATFFAGKWHLGPEGFWPENQGFDINKGGIDRGGPYGGNKYFSPYGNPRLEDGPPGEHLPDRIATETAKFIQANKECPFLAWVPFYDVHTPLMARADLRKKYEEKARAVKHAGPDWGKEGEREVRLVQDHAVYGGMVEAMDQAVGKILKALEENGMAQHTLVLFSSDNGGLSTSEGHPTSNLPLRGGKGWLYEGGIREPLIVRWPGVVKAGAVFDSVVSSPDIFPTLLEAAGWPLLPKQHLDGVSFVPVLQGQARARGPVYWHYPHYGNQGGFPGGAVRDGDWKLIEHYEDGAVELYNLREDISESRNLAAAAPERVKELQSKLAAWRTEVGARMPTPNAKYDPNAPRPKQKRAVKNARLSSSE; translated from the coding sequence ATGAAACTGGTCAAACGCCTGATACAGCAAGCCATTCATGCGAGGTTATGGCTTTTCTGCGTGATTGTGGGGCTGGCACTGCCTGCCGCCGCGGCCGAAGCCAACCCGCGATTAAACATCGTCTTTCTGCTGGCAGATGACCTGGGTTGGAGCGATCTGAGTTGTTACGGCAGCACTTTCTATGAAACGCCCAACCTGGACCGCATGGCGCGCGAGGGTGGGCGATTCACCCAGGCGTATGCCGCCTGCCCGGTGTGCAGCCCCACCCGCGCCAGTCTGCTGACGGGCCGTTATCCGCAACGCACGGGGGTCACGGATTTCATTGGCGCGACCCAGCCGGATAAGTGGAATCGCAATACCCGCCTGTTGCCCGCCGCCTACCGCGAGCGGCTCGAACTGGAAGAGGGGACCGTCGCCAAAGGTTTCAAGGCGCACGGGTATGCCACCTTTTTTGCCGGTAAATGGCATCTTGGTCCGGAGGGGTTCTGGCCGGAGAATCAGGGGTTTGATATCAACAAAGGGGGCATTGACCGGGGCGGCCCGTATGGCGGCAATAAATACTTTTCCCCTTATGGGAATCCGCGCCTGGAAGACGGACCACCGGGCGAGCATTTGCCGGACCGGATTGCGACGGAGACGGCCAAGTTCATCCAGGCGAATAAAGAGTGCCCCTTCCTGGCTTGGGTGCCATTCTATGATGTTCACACGCCTTTAATGGCCCGCGCTGATCTGCGCAAGAAGTATGAGGAGAAGGCGCGCGCCGTAAAGCATGCGGGGCCGGATTGGGGCAAGGAAGGGGAGCGCGAAGTGCGATTGGTGCAGGATCATGCCGTCTATGGCGGCATGGTTGAAGCGATGGACCAGGCGGTGGGCAAGATCCTAAAGGCGCTGGAGGAAAATGGGATGGCGCAGCATACGCTGGTGCTGTTTTCATCCGATAACGGCGGGCTATCCACCTCGGAGGGGCACCCGACGTCGAATCTGCCGCTGCGTGGAGGCAAAGGCTGGCTGTATGAAGGCGGGATCCGCGAGCCGCTGATCGTGCGGTGGCCCGGGGTGGTCAAGGCGGGGGCGGTATTTGATAGCGTGGTCAGCAGTCCTGATATTTTCCCGACGCTGCTGGAGGCGGCCGGGTGGCCGTTGCTCCCGAAACAGCACTTGGACGGCGTGAGTTTCGTGCCGGTGCTCCAAGGGCAGGCGCGCGCGCGCGGGCCGGTGTATTGGCATTATCCGCATTACGGCAATCAGGGCGGGTTCCCCGGCGGCGCGGTGCGGGATGGCGATTGGAAATTGATCGAGCACTATGAAGACGGCGCGGTGGAGCTGTATAATTTGCGGGAGGACATCTCCGAAAGCCGGAACCTGGCCGCCGCCGCGCCGGAGCGCGTCAAGGAATTGCAAAGCAAGCTCGCCGCCTGGCGGACGGAGGTCGGCGCCAGGATGCCCACGCCCAACGCCAAGTATGATCCCAATGCGCCGCGGCCCAAACAAAAGCGCGCGGTAAAGAATGCGCGGCTGAGCAGTTCGGAATAA